The Reinekea forsetii genome contains the following window.
GCAGATGTCTTTGGCCAAACTCTGGCCCGTTGTGCGGCGGGCCACCGCATCGAGTTCACGGAGAAAATCGGGCACCGCGCTCCACAAGGAATTCTCAATCACCGCAAAACCCCATTTCGCTTCGTCGACCGCCGAGGGCCGCTCATCGCGCACCTCATCGGTATACCAGACTTCATCGATGGTCGAGCGCAAACGCTCCTTGATTTGGTCGATTTCATAGCGAAACAGGTCGGTGCGCGATAAATCGCGCAATGCGTTGGAGACGTTCTCATATTTGCGAATCAGGGTACGGCGGGTGATCTCGGTGGGATGGGCGGTCAACACCAGTTCTATATTGAGCTCGTTTAGTACCTTAGCGACCTCTGCCTTGCCGTGTTTTTCGGCAATTTGGGCTAAGGTCTCTTCCAGAATATCCCGTTTATCGGACTCGGCACTGGAGAAAAACTGTTGCTCGGCAATATTGGCCAAATTCAGGAACTGGTTAAACGCGCGCGCGATCGGCAAGATATCCTTGTCTTCCAGCGCCGCCATCACATTGATCAGGGGTTGGGCGTCGGCATCATCGGCTTTATTTACCTGCTTACCCAGGTTGCGGATCTCTTCAACCTTGCGGAACAGCTGGGGCCCGTGGTTCTCCAGCAAGGTGTCACCGAGCAACTCACCGAGCATGCGCACATTTAAACGTAAGGTATCGGGTATAACGGTCATAGTTGAAAACTCCATTGCGCTCTGGTATTGCGCTTAGTCAGCATGCTAAGAAAAACTTCAACGGCCCGCACGAGCGGGCTCCCAGTATAAAACCGCGCGACTGAGAGACCCTCGTCCCCGTCCGTCGGCCATCACTTGATTAAATCGCGCACATCCACGGCGCTCATTCCAGCGCTCAAAATAGCCTCAATGCCGATATCGGTATCCTCAAAGGCGACACAGCGTTCCGGCGCCACATTCAGGCGCTGGGCCGCCGCTAAGAAGACATCCGGTGCCGGCTTGTGACGGGCGACATCATCGGCCGTGACCAGCGCATCAAAGTAATGCGCTAGCTCCAGTTGCCCGAGCAACATCTGTGCTCCAGCCCGACTGCTGCCGGTCGCGATGGCCAGCGGCTTGGTGCCGAAAAACTGTTGCACGATGGCCAGAGTTTCTGCGATCGGCGTCGCCTTGGGCATCAACGCTCGAGAAAGCCCCTCTTTCATCGCTTTCGCGGCCTGCAGATCGATCTCTAGGCCCGCTTCGGCGGATAAAATCTGCAGTGTTTCAAATGTGGGCACGCCGCCGAGCTGGTAAAACCGGGGTTTGGAAAAAGGCAGCCGATAGTGCTCGGCGACCTGCTGCCAGGCGATATAATGCAAGGGCATGGTATCGACTAGGGTGCCGTCCATATCGAAGATTAGGGCGTCCGCTTGCGCCAAGCGATGCTGCAGTTCAGGGCTTAGGCTCATAGAATCACTTCACTTATACGAGTCAAATAGAATATCACGCTTACCGCAGAATGAAATTACGCCAATTCCAACCCGGTCTGCCTGATACTGAGACACTGATCCTTCTTGGGTGTCAGCGCGCATAAAAAAGGCCCGTCGCAACTGCAATCGGGCCCTATTGGATCAAGACTGTTGCGCCCTATTCGATCAGAGCATCGGCCGGCTGGATCTGGGATCCGTCTATATAGGTGCCGTCGAAAACCTCATCGATACTGGGTTGAATCAGACCCAGACCACCGCCTAAGGTTTCGATGCGCAATTCCCAGATGCCATTCATACGCCGTTGGATTAGCGCGCTAGACTGATCTCGGATA
Protein-coding sequences here:
- a CDS encoding beta-phosphoglucomutase family hydrolase yields the protein MSLSPELQHRLAQADALIFDMDGTLVDTMPLHYIAWQQVAEHYRLPFSKPRFYQLGGVPTFETLQILSAEAGLEIDLQAAKAMKEGLSRALMPKATPIAETLAIVQQFFGTKPLAIATGSSRAGAQMLLGQLELAHYFDALVTADDVARHKPAPDVFLAAAQRLNVAPERCVAFEDTDIGIEAILSAGMSAVDVRDLIK